A region of Paenibacillus thiaminolyticus DNA encodes the following proteins:
- a CDS encoding TetR family transcriptional regulator, producing the protein MSEGAKQKVGLRERKKAKTMANVQMHALRLFRENGYHATTVEQIAEAAEISPSTFFRYFATKEAVVLTDNYDPLLVAAFENQPSELSSLQAVRNAMISGIAGMTDDEWETTRQRNELILMVPELRAAAMNNLTQMMQLLTQLVATRTGRNSDDLAVRTFAGVVVGVNISLMDYNAEATKSEFAKLLDEALEVVEKGLRL; encoded by the coding sequence ATGTCTGAAGGTGCGAAACAAAAAGTCGGATTGCGTGAGCGAAAAAAAGCGAAAACGATGGCCAATGTTCAGATGCATGCATTAAGGCTTTTTCGGGAAAATGGTTATCATGCGACAACGGTGGAACAAATTGCAGAAGCTGCAGAGATCTCCCCGAGTACATTTTTTCGTTATTTTGCAACAAAAGAGGCCGTAGTGTTAACCGATAATTATGATCCTCTTCTCGTCGCCGCATTTGAAAATCAACCGTCAGAGTTGAGTTCCTTACAAGCCGTTCGAAATGCAATGATTTCGGGAATTGCCGGGATGACTGACGATGAGTGGGAGACAACACGTCAGCGAAATGAACTGATCTTGATGGTCCCGGAGCTTCGCGCGGCAGCGATGAATAACTTAACTCAGATGATGCAGCTGTTAACACAGCTTGTCGCCACACGAACAGGCAGAAATTCCGATGATCTGGCAGTACGAACCTTTGCCGGGGTGGTCGTTGGGGTAAATATATCGTTAATGGATTATAATGCCGAGGCTACCAAATCAGAGTTTGCCAAATTATTGGATGAAGCTCTAGAAGTCGTTGAGAAAGGTCTACGGCTATGA
- a CDS encoding IS256 family transposase has translation MTQYQITLDSQLLHQLFLSESRDAGIAALLESILNQVLQAQATEQLKAGHYERSEERAGYRNGSYPHRLTTRVGQLTLQVPRFRNGQFSTELFSRYQRSEQALVLAMMEMVLNGVSTRKVSNITEELCGTEFSKSTVSELCKQLDPLVEEWNNRKLDKAYPFLIVDALYVKVREDGRVRSRGVMIATGINAEGYREVLGLTVDDTESAATWGAFFTHLKSRGLHGVDVITSDHHGGLVSAIRQHFQGVTWQRCQTHFMRNILDAAPKACRDELKAHVRAIYEAADETSARTLLKRTQEAFEDKAPKAMRVLEEGFDDATAILALPAACRIRTRTTNAVERLNGELRRRERVIRIFPNRASVLRLFGALLMEQDEKWSAGKKYIEMKEYHEWRKKLNRPAA, from the coding sequence ATGACTCAATACCAGATTACCCTAGATTCACAACTTTTGCATCAACTGTTTTTATCCGAATCAAGAGATGCCGGGATTGCGGCCCTATTAGAGTCCATCTTGAATCAAGTGTTGCAGGCACAAGCAACGGAACAGCTGAAGGCGGGGCACTATGAGCGCTCAGAAGAACGTGCAGGTTACCGTAATGGATCATACCCTCATCGGCTGACAACACGGGTGGGCCAATTAACCCTGCAAGTACCGCGTTTCCGCAACGGTCAGTTCTCTACGGAACTTTTTTCTCGGTACCAACGCAGTGAGCAAGCCCTTGTCTTAGCCATGATGGAGATGGTGCTCAATGGGGTGTCAACGCGAAAAGTAAGCAATATTACCGAAGAACTGTGCGGGACGGAGTTCTCTAAATCGACCGTTAGTGAGCTATGCAAACAACTGGATCCCCTCGTAGAGGAGTGGAATAACCGAAAACTGGACAAGGCCTATCCCTTTCTTATTGTCGACGCCCTGTACGTCAAAGTCCGGGAAGACGGTCGTGTGCGCTCACGTGGCGTAATGATTGCAACAGGGATTAATGCGGAGGGCTACCGGGAAGTGCTTGGACTTACCGTAGATGATACCGAGTCAGCTGCAACGTGGGGAGCTTTCTTTACGCACCTCAAAAGTCGCGGGTTGCACGGTGTTGATGTCATTACCAGCGACCATCACGGTGGTTTGGTAAGTGCGATACGGCAACATTTCCAAGGCGTAACCTGGCAACGGTGTCAAACCCACTTTATGCGTAATATTCTGGACGCTGCTCCTAAAGCATGCCGTGATGAATTGAAGGCCCATGTGAGGGCCATCTACGAAGCCGCGGACGAGACCAGTGCCCGTACACTGCTGAAGCGGACACAAGAAGCATTTGAAGACAAAGCTCCAAAGGCCATGAGGGTCTTGGAAGAGGGTTTTGACGATGCGACAGCGATCTTGGCACTTCCGGCTGCCTGTCGGATACGTACGCGCACCACAAATGCTGTAGAACGTCTAAATGGCGAGTTGCGGCGTCGAGAACGCGTCATTCGCATTTTTCCCAACCGAGCCTCTGTCCTTCGTCTTTTTGGAGCCTTGTTAATGGAGCAGGACGAAAAGTGGTCCGCCGGGAAAAAGTATATCGAGATGAAAGAGTACCATGAGTGGCGGAAGAAGCTCAACAGGCCTGCAGCTTAG
- a CDS encoding ABC transporter permease subunit: MMSKLFELEWRQNKRSFWIALCVIAALQAIPAAASKAYLDSQISSGTDHTGSTALSTFEGWMAGQPFMFFVLLLGCFAINWSIGSIVKERDRHTAEFLFATPRSRTDIYLAKCAAHVAKVVIIAGVSTGIVLLIGKGLGVMNDVAVVSSVMAAGLLIILGFMGIGYALTSWLTSERGALSLGIGIVFLMFLLYMLSDLTALEWLGAVSLFNLFDVYAISQGAGLAGGSVIGALAVFVIGGCVGWRRLVHRDL, translated from the coding sequence ATGATGAGCAAGTTGTTTGAGTTGGAGTGGCGTCAAAATAAACGGAGTTTTTGGATCGCTCTTTGTGTGATTGCAGCGCTTCAAGCAATCCCGGCCGCCGCATCTAAGGCTTATTTAGATAGCCAAATCTCCAGCGGAACAGATCATACGGGTTCCACTGCACTTTCAACTTTTGAAGGATGGATGGCCGGTCAACCGTTTATGTTTTTCGTGCTTCTTCTAGGATGCTTCGCAATAAACTGGTCAATCGGATCCATTGTAAAGGAGCGGGATCGTCATACTGCCGAATTTCTGTTCGCAACCCCCCGCAGTAGAACGGATATCTATCTGGCAAAATGTGCGGCTCATGTTGCAAAAGTCGTGATTATCGCTGGTGTATCCACTGGTATTGTGCTGCTGATTGGCAAAGGTTTAGGCGTGATGAATGACGTTGCAGTTGTAAGCAGCGTCATGGCGGCTGGTCTGTTGATCATTCTCGGATTTATGGGAATAGGTTATGCGCTAACGTCTTGGCTTACTTCCGAACGCGGTGCGTTATCGCTTGGAATCGGAATAGTATTTCTCATGTTCTTGCTCTACATGCTTTCTGATTTGACAGCATTAGAATGGCTGGGGGCCGTGTCGCTCTTTAACCTGTTTGATGTGTACGCAATAAGCCAGGGGGCCGGGCTTGCAGGGGGCTCTGTGATTGGAGCGCTCGCCGTATTTGTGATCGGCGGTTGCGTGGGCTGGAGGAGGTTAGTTCATAGAGATTTGTAA
- a CDS encoding Arm DNA-binding domain-containing protein: MSAGKDEQGKRRQIKCRGFRTEKEAAREISLLATLVSGKFK; the protein is encoded by the coding sequence ATCAGCGCTGGGAAGGATGAACAGGGTAAGCGAAGACAAATCAAATGTCGTGGCTTTCGAACGGAGAAGGAAGCTGCCAGAGAGATAAGCTTGCTCGCTACGTTGGTATCGGGCAAATTTAAATAG
- a CDS encoding ABC transporter ATP-binding protein produces MERQKTLAIHMNNVHKSYGLKRGVTDLNLAVKKGEIVGFIGPNGAGKSTTIRLLMQLISPTSGDISVLGERIKKDNPLIRSRIGYLPSEIRLYPDVTGKQMLELAAGIHGIDVKKTRIPEYAQRLQWEMKPRIRTYSLGNRKKLGILLALLHEPELLILDEPTSGLDPLAQQSFFEIVRELNESNGTTVFLSTHILTEVDKLCHRVAFIRDGKIIQDSSVPDLSRGGAHLYEVIFKESGDLRQTYGLLNIDPNSKYIDGVCSGRVEDHCLNGLLSLLADKPIKDLNLRKLSLEERFMEKYSQNKEKKVEGPNDEQVV; encoded by the coding sequence TTGGAGCGCCAAAAGACGTTAGCCATTCATATGAACAATGTACATAAATCTTATGGCTTGAAACGAGGGGTGACGGATTTAAATCTAGCCGTAAAAAAAGGTGAAATCGTTGGATTTATTGGGCCAAATGGCGCAGGAAAATCGACTACAATCCGTTTGCTCATGCAGCTGATCAGCCCTACGTCCGGGGATATCTCGGTTCTTGGCGAACGAATAAAGAAGGATAATCCACTGATACGCAGCCGAATCGGGTATCTGCCTTCCGAGATTAGACTTTACCCGGATGTAACCGGAAAACAGATGCTGGAGCTTGCAGCAGGCATTCATGGAATTGATGTGAAAAAAACCAGGATTCCCGAATATGCGCAGAGACTGCAATGGGAGATGAAACCCCGGATCCGAACCTACTCCTTAGGAAATCGCAAGAAACTAGGCATACTGCTAGCACTTCTGCATGAGCCTGAATTGCTTATCCTGGATGAACCTACCTCCGGGCTTGATCCCCTCGCTCAGCAAAGCTTCTTCGAAATTGTTCGGGAATTAAATGAGTCAAACGGTACAACGGTTTTCTTGTCGACTCACATATTAACCGAGGTGGATAAGCTCTGCCACAGGGTCGCATTTATACGAGATGGAAAGATCATTCAAGATTCTTCTGTTCCCGATCTATCCAGAGGAGGGGCTCATCTTTACGAGGTGATCTTTAAAGAATCAGGTGATCTAAGGCAAACATATGGCCTGCTAAATATAGATCCCAATTCGAAATATATCGATGGGGTTTGTAGCGGAAGGGTAGAGGATCATTGCCTGAATGGATTGCTTTCCCTTCTTGCTGATAAGCCCATTAAAGATTTGAACCTTAGAAAATTGTCTCTTGAGGAGAGATTTATGGAAAAGTACAGCCAAAACAAAGAAAAGAAAGTTGAGGGGCCCAATGATGAGCAAGTTGTTTGA
- a CDS encoding alpha/beta fold hydrolase, whose product MKNRLNREIFFTEYVSINGIDQFLFHSGTSCDNPVMLFLHGGPGAAKSLFTRVFQQKWEEIYTVVHWDQRGTGKTLTRNPDKLPSIALMLQDLFEVIQYLKRQYHMPKIVLFGHSWGSVLGSVFIKQHPEDVAYYIGAAQVVNMLHNEQVGYNKVKELIEQAGDKKSLKKLEKIGEYPGGKIVFDRAFLQKCEAVRKLQGQYNLALKIDLAIWLAAVTSPIFQLSDISSFKKAFQANQQVLDYLSDFDLTSESAEYQVPVYYVLGECDWQAPFIIAEKYFAEISAPDKNLYIIPGAGHSLMMDQPQLCFEALADIHGKGEQRH is encoded by the coding sequence ATGAAAAACAGGTTGAACAGGGAAATTTTTTTTACCGAATATGTATCGATCAATGGTATCGATCAATTCCTGTTTCACTCGGGAACAAGCTGCGATAACCCGGTAATGCTATTTTTGCACGGGGGGCCCGGAGCAGCGAAATCATTGTTCACGCGGGTCTTTCAACAAAAATGGGAAGAAATCTATACGGTAGTCCATTGGGATCAGCGCGGGACGGGAAAGACCTTGACTCGAAATCCCGATAAGCTTCCTTCCATTGCTTTGATGCTTCAGGATTTGTTCGAGGTTATCCAATATTTGAAGCGTCAATATCACATGCCAAAGATCGTGTTATTCGGCCACTCCTGGGGAAGTGTGTTGGGGTCCGTATTTATTAAGCAGCATCCCGAAGACGTAGCCTATTATATCGGTGCTGCGCAGGTTGTGAATATGCTTCACAATGAGCAGGTAGGGTACAACAAGGTGAAAGAATTGATCGAACAGGCCGGCGACAAAAAATCGCTGAAGAAGCTGGAGAAAATAGGGGAATATCCCGGCGGCAAAATCGTTTTTGACCGTGCTTTTCTGCAAAAATGCGAAGCCGTACGCAAGCTTCAGGGCCAGTACAACTTGGCGCTAAAAATCGATCTCGCGATCTGGCTAGCCGCTGTGACAAGTCCGATTTTTCAGCTGTCTGATATCTCTTCATTTAAAAAAGCATTCCAAGCCAATCAACAAGTGTTGGATTATTTATCCGACTTTGATCTGACCTCGGAATCCGCAGAGTACCAGGTGCCCGTCTACTATGTATTGGGTGAATGCGACTGGCAGGCCCCATTTATCATAGCCGAGAAATATTTTGCAGAGATAAGCGCTCCCGATAAAAATTTATATATCATTCCGGGTGCCGGACATTCACTCATGATGGATCAGCCTCAATTGTGCTTTGAGGCCCTAGCGGATATTCACGGCAAAGGAGAACAAAGACACTAG
- a CDS encoding VOC family protein, which yields MKPRITVLTLGVDDLERAVTFYRDGLGLPTQGIIGQEFEHGAVAFFDLQAGVKLAIWNRKDLSHEAKVPLSPPSSTEMTIGHNVSSKEEVDAIMELARLAGAAITDPAHETFWGGYSGHFMDPDGHLWEIVWNPAWEIED from the coding sequence ATGAAGCCACGGATTACGGTACTTACGTTAGGTGTAGATGATTTGGAAAGAGCGGTGACTTTCTATCGCGATGGGCTGGGTTTGCCGACACAAGGAATTATAGGCCAAGAATTTGAACATGGAGCGGTGGCCTTTTTCGACTTGCAAGCAGGTGTAAAGCTGGCCATCTGGAATCGCAAGGATCTGTCCCATGAAGCAAAGGTTCCATTGTCACCGCCGAGCTCGACCGAAATGACCATTGGCCATAATGTCAGCAGCAAAGAAGAAGTGGATGCGATTATGGAACTGGCCCGGTTGGCCGGGGCTGCGATAACGGATCCGGCCCATGAAACATTTTGGGGAGGTTACTCGGGGCATTTCATGGATCCAGACGGTCATCTGTGGGAAATCGTCTGGAATCCCGCGTGGGAAATCGAGGATTGA
- a CDS encoding DUF4318 domain-containing protein, whose protein sequence is MSERLWKKLMKKGFSVELDQLPKNTQEFLNEIERYCIKEKVTYEFIERDRPAIISIDHVVYQCQVENAGRPGFVLHFKEV, encoded by the coding sequence ATGTCAGAACGTCTTTGGAAGAAGTTAATGAAAAAGGGGTTCTCGGTTGAATTAGATCAACTCCCCAAAAATACGCAAGAGTTTTTAAATGAAATTGAGCGCTATTGCATAAAGGAAAAGGTGACCTACGAATTTATCGAACGTGATAGACCTGCAATTATCTCAATAGATCATGTCGTGTATCAATGTCAGGTTGAAAACGCAGGACGCCCCGGTTTTGTGCTCCATTTCAAAGAAGTTTAA